From a region of the Acinetobacter calcoaceticus genome:
- a CDS encoding RtcB family protein, translating to MGIQKILNEEALYGVPVKIFTQDIDSESIEQLKKMAQLQFIYSHIAVMPDVHVGKGATVGSVIPTKHAIIPAAVGVDIGCGMNAIRLSLKAVQLPDNLSRLRDAIERKVPVGFTLHKQVKAKASSIIPLEKSLEPIIKKHPGLVRMLRQFDATWQKQLGTLGGGNHFIELCIDENQDVWIMLHSGSRGLGNVIGTYFIELAKKEAQHRFGHVPDKDLSYFAEGSKSFDDYVEAVEWAQEYAFENRKEMMRLILEAIRPLLPSFQMTKEAINCHHNYVSRETHFGESLLITRKGAIRAGLDELGIIPGSMGARSYIVKGKANPESFCSCSHGAGRKMSRSKAKTLFNQQDLIEQTQGIECRKDSGVVDEIPSAYKDIDEVMANQADLIEVVHTLKQVLCIKG from the coding sequence ATGGGCATACAAAAAATATTAAACGAGGAAGCACTTTACGGTGTTCCCGTTAAAATTTTCACTCAAGATATAGATAGTGAAAGTATTGAACAACTGAAGAAAATGGCGCAGCTGCAATTTATCTATTCTCATATTGCAGTAATGCCAGATGTTCATGTGGGAAAAGGCGCTACTGTAGGCAGTGTTATTCCAACTAAACATGCCATTATTCCTGCTGCTGTAGGAGTAGATATTGGTTGTGGAATGAATGCAATCCGCTTAAGTCTAAAGGCTGTACAATTACCTGATAACTTAAGCCGTTTGCGCGATGCAATTGAGCGTAAAGTACCGGTTGGATTTACTTTACATAAACAAGTCAAAGCAAAAGCTTCAAGTATTATTCCACTTGAAAAAAGCTTAGAACCGATTATCAAAAAGCATCCTGGTCTGGTTCGAATGCTCCGACAATTTGATGCAACATGGCAAAAACAGCTAGGCACTTTAGGTGGCGGCAATCACTTTATAGAACTCTGTATTGATGAAAATCAAGACGTATGGATTATGCTACATTCAGGTAGTAGAGGATTGGGTAACGTCATTGGTACTTATTTTATTGAGTTAGCCAAGAAAGAAGCTCAGCATCGTTTTGGTCATGTACCTGATAAAGATTTAAGTTATTTTGCCGAAGGCTCAAAAAGTTTCGATGATTATGTAGAAGCAGTGGAATGGGCTCAAGAATACGCTTTTGAAAATCGCAAAGAAATGATGCGTTTAATTTTAGAAGCGATTCGCCCTCTTCTACCATCTTTTCAAATGACCAAGGAGGCTATTAATTGTCATCACAATTATGTAAGCCGTGAAACACATTTCGGCGAAAGTTTATTGATTACCCGAAAGGGAGCAATTCGAGCAGGCTTAGATGAATTAGGTATTATCCCAGGTTCAATGGGTGCACGCTCTTATATCGTCAAAGGTAAAGCCAATCCTGAGTCATTTTGTTCTTGCTCTCATGGAGCAGGCCGCAAGATGAGTCGAAGCAAGGCGAAAACTCTTTTTAACCAGCAAGATCTTATCGAACAAACCCAAGGTATTGAATGCCGCAAAGACAGTGGCGTTGTCGATGAAATCCCAAGTGCTTATAAAGATATTGATGAAGTCATGGCAAATCAAGCCGACCTCATTGAAGTTGTCCATACACTTAAACAAGTTTTATGTATTAAAGGTTAA
- a CDS encoding amino acid permease has protein sequence MSETHAPEKLQRKLGARHLNMIAIGGSIGTGLFLASGSTIANAGPGGALLAYSLIGIMIYFLMTSLGELATHTPTSGAFFTYGSRYVEEGFGFALGWNYWYNWAITVAFELVAVQFIMKFWFPDIPGFYWSALFLIVIFMINAMTVKGFGESEFWFSMVKVIAIVAFIIIGLAMIIKIMLTPGVAAFGNWTYKDAPFVGGLQAMIGVAMIAGFSFQGTEMVGVAAGESKDPKKTIPLAIKQIFWRILLFYILCIFIIGTLIAYDDPNLLQAATTENIALSPFTLLYERVGFAFAAGLMNAVILTAILSAGNSGMYSSTRMLFKMAQEERAPKWFGKLDSRGVPMNALYATTFIAAFCFLTTFIGEKQVFNWLLNMSGMCGFIVWLGIAISHYRFRKGYIAQGYKLEDLAYRAKFFPFAPWFAFILCSIIILGQNYQAILGGKIDWLGLLSTYISLPLFLIIWLGYKWKNKTKLIPYDQMNVKPEQD, from the coding sequence ATGAGCGAAACACATGCTCCTGAAAAACTCCAGCGTAAGCTTGGGGCTCGTCATCTGAATATGATCGCCATTGGTGGTTCCATTGGTACAGGCCTCTTCCTTGCTTCTGGATCAACCATTGCAAATGCTGGCCCAGGTGGAGCGCTTCTCGCCTACTCTCTCATTGGCATTATGATTTACTTCTTAATGACCAGTTTAGGTGAGCTTGCAACCCACACTCCAACTTCTGGTGCTTTTTTTACATACGGTAGTCGTTATGTCGAAGAAGGCTTTGGTTTCGCTCTAGGTTGGAACTACTGGTATAACTGGGCAATTACAGTTGCATTCGAACTTGTTGCAGTTCAGTTTATTATGAAGTTCTGGTTCCCGGATATTCCTGGGTTCTATTGGAGTGCCCTGTTCCTTATCGTTATCTTTATGATTAATGCCATGACAGTAAAGGGATTCGGCGAAAGCGAATTCTGGTTCTCAATGGTAAAAGTGATCGCCATCGTTGCCTTTATTATTATTGGATTAGCCATGATCATTAAGATTATGCTAACTCCAGGTGTCGCAGCTTTTGGAAACTGGACCTATAAAGACGCGCCTTTTGTAGGTGGTTTACAAGCCATGATCGGTGTAGCAATGATTGCCGGATTCTCTTTCCAAGGGACAGAAATGGTTGGGGTTGCTGCTGGTGAGTCTAAAGATCCAAAGAAAACGATTCCTCTTGCAATCAAACAGATTTTCTGGCGAATCTTATTATTTTATATCTTATGTATTTTCATTATCGGCACCCTCATCGCCTATGATGATCCAAACTTATTACAAGCTGCTACCACTGAAAATATTGCACTTTCTCCGTTTACATTGCTCTATGAAAGAGTTGGCTTTGCCTTTGCTGCTGGTTTAATGAATGCTGTCATTCTTACTGCTATTTTGTCAGCAGGTAACTCAGGCATGTACTCTTCAACTCGCATGTTGTTTAAAATGGCTCAGGAAGAACGTGCGCCAAAGTGGTTTGGAAAGCTTGATAGTCGTGGCGTTCCGATGAATGCACTATATGCCACAACATTTATCGCTGCATTTTGTTTCTTGACGACTTTTATTGGTGAAAAACAAGTATTTAACTGGCTACTCAATATGTCAGGTATGTGCGGTTTTATTGTTTGGTTAGGAATTGCTATTTCGCATTATCGTTTCCGCAAAGGTTATATTGCTCAAGGATATAAATTAGAAGATTTAGCCTATCGTGCCAAATTTTTCCCATTTGCCCCTTGGTTCGCGTTTATCCTCTGTTCAATCATTATTTTGGGACAAAACTATCAAGCCATTTTAGGTGGAAAAATTGACTGGTTAGGCCTACTTTCAACCTATATTAGCTTGCCATTGTTCTTAATTATTTGGTTAGGCTATAAGTGGAAAAATAAAACCAAACTGATCCCTTACGATCAAATGAACGTGAAGCCAGAGCAAGACTAA
- a CDS encoding class I SAM-dependent methyltransferase → MDPRSEVVLRQQDYLKGRILLINAPNDALVSQLPAGTDASVWTWNHADYQGFINNGTEAHFSVEFPSQDFDQAIIFVPKSKELLNYILHLVMSHLKTNQSVFLVGEKKGGVERAAKQLQNFGKVLKLDSARHCQLWHLKIEKTEQIKPLEKWLKTYTVQVNEQELTICALPGVFSQNHLDIGTAVLLPYLNQVKSGRIADFGCGAGIISCYLAKINSSNIIHALDIDAFALRSTEMTFSRNGISSDQLRLQPVIGIADAPTELDAIVSNPPFHQGIHTDYDASEGLCQNAKKHLKASGELWIVANRFLNYPILIEKHFGQCQIKTDLQGFKVLYACA, encoded by the coding sequence ATGGATCCTAGAAGTGAAGTGGTATTAAGACAGCAAGACTATTTAAAAGGTAGAATCTTGTTAATTAATGCACCGAATGATGCCTTAGTCAGTCAATTACCCGCTGGGACTGATGCGTCAGTCTGGACATGGAACCATGCCGACTATCAGGGATTTATAAATAATGGAACAGAAGCGCACTTCTCAGTTGAGTTTCCATCACAAGACTTCGACCAAGCAATCATTTTTGTTCCAAAATCTAAAGAGCTCTTAAATTACATATTGCATTTAGTGATGAGCCATCTGAAAACCAATCAATCTGTTTTTTTAGTCGGTGAAAAAAAGGGTGGCGTAGAAAGAGCCGCTAAACAATTACAAAACTTCGGCAAAGTACTCAAACTTGATAGTGCCCGTCACTGTCAATTGTGGCACTTAAAGATTGAGAAAACAGAACAGATTAAACCTCTGGAAAAATGGCTTAAAACTTATACTGTTCAGGTGAATGAACAAGAGCTTACGATTTGCGCCCTACCCGGTGTTTTTAGCCAAAATCATCTAGATATCGGAACTGCTGTTTTACTCCCTTATCTTAATCAGGTGAAATCAGGTAGAATTGCCGACTTCGGGTGTGGTGCTGGAATTATCAGTTGCTATTTGGCAAAAATAAATTCAAGTAATATTATTCATGCCCTAGATATTGATGCTTTCGCTTTACGGTCAACGGAAATGACTTTTAGTCGAAATGGAATAAGTTCAGACCAGTTGAGATTGCAGCCTGTTATAGGTATTGCAGACGCTCCAACAGAACTCGATGCCATTGTCAGTAATCCCCCTTTCCATCAAGGTATTCATACCGACTATGATGCAAGTGAAGGACTCTGCCAGAACGCTAAAAAACATTTAAAGGCATCAGGTGAGCTATGGATTGTAGCAAACCGTTTTTTAAACTATCCGATCTTAATTGAGAAGCACTTTGGTCAGTGCCAGATTAAAACTGATCTTCAAGGCTTTAAGGTGTTATATGCCTGTGCATAA
- a CDS encoding uracil-xanthine permease family protein codes for MSNQHSQDHLDLVYGLNDRPKPLIAFLAAFQHLLAIIVPIVTPGLLICLALGVSRTETNMILSMSLVISGIATFLQCKKVGPFGAGLLIVQGTSFNFIGPIIGIGSAMVAAGTPVNQVMAAIFGVVIAGSFIEMGVSQILPWVKRLITPLVTGIVVLLIGLTLIKEGLISMGGGYQAMQDHTFASADNLIMSCTVLAIIVVLNRIRVVWIKSSAILIALVSGYILAGFMGHLDFSGIKDAPLVQIPTPMHFGLSFSWGLFIPMAFIYLVTSLEAIGDVTATSKLSNQPVNGPVWMQRIKGGVLVNGANSLLAGLFNTFPSSVFAQNNGVIQLTGVASRYVGIWIAALLILLGLFPAVAGVIQAVPQAVLGGAVMVMFGAVAASGINILSSVHLDRRALLIIAISLALGLGVAQVPQILEHLPELFKNIFSSGVATGGIAALILNVVLPETHK; via the coding sequence ATGTCCAATCAACACTCTCAAGACCATTTAGACCTTGTTTATGGTTTAAATGATCGACCAAAACCTTTGATCGCTTTTTTAGCAGCTTTCCAGCATTTGCTTGCGATTATTGTACCAATTGTTACACCCGGCCTTTTAATTTGTTTAGCTTTAGGCGTTTCACGCACTGAAACTAACATGATTTTATCGATGTCTTTGGTGATTTCAGGTATTGCTACTTTTTTACAATGTAAAAAAGTTGGTCCATTTGGTGCAGGCCTTCTGATTGTTCAAGGCACAAGCTTTAACTTTATTGGTCCTATTATTGGTATTGGTAGTGCAATGGTGGCCGCAGGAACACCTGTAAACCAAGTTATGGCTGCAATATTTGGTGTGGTCATTGCAGGTTCCTTCATTGAAATGGGGGTTTCGCAAATTCTTCCATGGGTAAAAAGACTAATTACGCCTTTGGTGACAGGTATTGTTGTTTTATTAATTGGTTTAACGCTTATTAAAGAAGGCTTAATTAGTATGGGTGGTGGCTACCAAGCCATGCAAGATCATACTTTTGCAAGTGCGGACAACCTTATTATGTCATGTACCGTACTTGCCATTATTGTTGTTCTAAATCGTATTCGAGTGGTTTGGATTAAAAGTTCAGCTATTTTAATCGCTTTAGTGAGTGGTTACATTCTTGCTGGATTTATGGGTCATCTAGATTTCTCTGGTATTAAAGATGCGCCACTTGTACAAATCCCAACACCAATGCACTTTGGTTTGAGCTTCTCTTGGGGATTATTCATTCCAATGGCATTCATTTATTTGGTGACTTCTTTAGAAGCAATTGGCGATGTGACAGCAACCAGTAAACTTTCCAACCAACCTGTTAACGGTCCAGTATGGATGCAACGTATTAAAGGTGGCGTGTTAGTTAATGGTGCAAACTCTTTGCTGGCTGGATTATTTAACACCTTCCCTAGTTCTGTTTTCGCTCAAAACAATGGTGTAATTCAACTCACTGGGGTTGCTAGCCGCTATGTAGGTATATGGATTGCTGCCTTACTTATTTTATTAGGCTTATTTCCTGCGGTAGCTGGTGTTATACAAGCAGTTCCTCAAGCAGTGTTAGGTGGCGCTGTTATGGTCATGTTCGGTGCAGTGGCTGCATCAGGTATTAACATTCTTTCTTCTGTTCACCTTGACCGCCGAGCATTGTTAATTATTGCCATCTCACTTGCATTAGGTTTAGGTGTTGCTCAAGTTCCTCAAATTTTAGAGCACCTTCCAGAATTATTTAAAAATATTTTTAGCTCTGGCGTGGCGACAGGCGGTATTGCAGCATTAATTTTAAATGTTGTACTTCCTGAAACTCATAAATAA
- the typA gene encoding translational GTPase TypA, with product MSDIKTLRNIAIIAHVDHGKTTLVDKLLQQSGALGDRAGEIERVMDSGAIESERGITILAKNTAIKWTDARTNTEYRINIVDTPGHADFGGEVERVMSMVDCVLLLVDSQEGPMPQTRFVTQKAFARGLKPIVIINKVDKPSARPDWVIDQVFDLFDNLGGSDEQLDFPVVYASGLRGVAGPSPEELADDMTPLFQTIVDIVEPPAVDVDGPFQMQISSLDYNSFVGVIGVGRIQRGSVKLNTPVTVIDKEGKTRNGRILKIMGYHGLDRVDVEEANAGDIVCVTGIDALHISDTICDPKNVEALPPLSVDEPTVTMTFQVNNSPFAGKEGKFVTSRNIRERLDRELIHNVALRVEDTDSPDRFKVSGRGELHLSVLIENMRREGFEMGVSRPQVILKEVDGEKQEPYENVTFDVEEQHQGSVMEQMGYRKGEMTNMEVDGKGRIRIEATVPSRGLIGFRSEFLTMTSGTGIMTSSFSHYGPMKQGTVAKRQNGVLISMVQGVCLGYALFTLQDRGRLFAKPQLEVYEGMIIGINSRSDDMVVNPTKAKQLTNVRASGTDEALTLTPAVEYTLEQALEFIEDDELVEVTPKSIRIRKRYLTENERKRNRDK from the coding sequence ATGTCAGATATTAAAACACTCCGTAACATTGCCATCATTGCGCACGTCGATCATGGTAAAACGACTTTAGTCGACAAACTTTTACAACAATCAGGTGCATTAGGTGATCGCGCGGGTGAAATCGAGCGTGTGATGGATTCAGGTGCAATTGAAAGTGAACGTGGTATTACCATTCTTGCAAAGAACACTGCAATTAAATGGACCGATGCTCGTACAAATACAGAATACCGCATTAACATCGTGGACACCCCAGGACATGCTGACTTCGGTGGTGAAGTTGAACGTGTAATGTCGATGGTTGACTGTGTATTGTTATTGGTTGACTCTCAAGAAGGTCCAATGCCACAAACTCGCTTTGTAACTCAAAAAGCGTTTGCTCGTGGTTTAAAACCAATCGTAATTATCAACAAAGTTGACAAGCCAAGCGCGCGTCCAGACTGGGTTATTGACCAAGTATTTGACTTGTTCGACAACCTTGGCGGTTCTGACGAACAGCTAGACTTCCCAGTTGTTTATGCATCTGGCTTACGTGGTGTTGCTGGTCCTTCTCCAGAAGAATTGGCTGACGACATGACTCCATTGTTCCAAACAATTGTAGATATCGTTGAGCCACCAGCAGTTGATGTTGATGGTCCATTCCAAATGCAAATCTCTTCACTTGATTATAACAGCTTCGTTGGTGTAATCGGTGTTGGTCGTATTCAGCGTGGTTCAGTTAAATTAAACACACCTGTAACTGTTATCGACAAAGAAGGTAAAACACGTAACGGTCGTATCTTAAAAATCATGGGTTACCATGGTCTAGATCGCGTTGACGTTGAAGAGGCAAATGCTGGTGATATCGTTTGTGTAACAGGTATCGATGCACTTCATATTTCTGACACGATTTGTGATCCGAAAAATGTTGAAGCTTTACCGCCGTTATCTGTAGATGAACCTACTGTTACGATGACTTTCCAAGTAAACAACTCACCGTTTGCGGGTAAAGAAGGTAAATTTGTTACTTCACGTAACATTCGTGAACGTTTAGATCGTGAATTGATTCACAACGTAGCATTACGTGTTGAAGATACTGACAGTCCAGACCGTTTCAAAGTGTCTGGTCGTGGTGAACTTCACCTTTCAGTTCTTATTGAAAACATGCGTCGTGAAGGCTTCGAAATGGGCGTATCACGTCCACAAGTAATTTTGAAAGAAGTTGATGGCGAAAAGCAAGAACCATACGAAAACGTAACATTTGACGTTGAAGAACAGCACCAAGGTTCTGTGATGGAACAAATGGGTTACCGTAAAGGTGAAATGACAAATATGGAAGTTGACGGTAAAGGCCGTATCCGTATTGAAGCAACTGTTCCTTCGCGTGGCTTAATTGGTTTCCGTTCTGAATTCTTGACCATGACTTCTGGTACAGGGATCATGACATCAAGCTTCTCGCATTACGGTCCAATGAAACAAGGTACTGTTGCGAAACGTCAAAACGGTGTGTTGATTTCTATGGTTCAAGGCGTTTGTTTGGGCTATGCATTATTCACATTGCAAGACCGTGGTCGTTTATTCGCTAAACCTCAGTTAGAAGTTTACGAAGGTATGATCATTGGTATTAACTCTCGTTCAGATGATATGGTTGTTAACCCAACTAAAGCGAAACAGTTAACAAACGTACGTGCATCTGGTACAGATGAAGCGTTAACGTTGACACCAGCTGTTGAATACACGCTTGAACAAGCACTTGAATTCATTGAAGATGATGAGTTAGTGGAAGTAACACCAAAATCAATCCGTATCCGTAAGCGTTACTTGACTGAAAACGAACGTAAACGTAACCGTGATAAATAA
- the mscL gene encoding large conductance mechanosensitive channel protein MscL, whose protein sequence is MSIIQEFKEFAVKGNMMDLAIGVIIGGAFGKIVDSLVKDIIMPLISVITGGGVDFSQKFIVLGANPANLQSLDALQKAGINVLTYGNFLTILINFIILAWVVFLMVKLLNRLRRDKNEPEAPAATPEDVQLLREIRDELKKQA, encoded by the coding sequence ATGAGTATTATTCAAGAATTTAAAGAATTTGCCGTGAAAGGCAATATGATGGATTTAGCCATTGGTGTGATTATTGGTGGTGCTTTTGGTAAAATCGTAGACTCTTTAGTAAAAGATATTATCATGCCGCTTATCAGTGTAATTACTGGTGGTGGTGTCGATTTTTCACAGAAATTCATTGTTCTAGGAGCAAACCCTGCCAATCTGCAATCTTTAGATGCTTTGCAAAAAGCAGGTATCAATGTTTTAACCTATGGTAATTTCCTCACCATTTTAATCAACTTTATTATTTTGGCTTGGGTAGTTTTCTTAATGGTGAAATTATTAAACAGACTTCGCCGTGATAAGAATGAGCCAGAAGCTCCAGCTGCAACTCCTGAAGATGTTCAATTGTTACGTGAAATTCGTGATGAGTTGAAAAAACAGGCTTAA
- a CDS encoding gamma-glutamylcyclotransferase family protein: MNQLFVYGTLCPNKANAHILEQIGGSWTKASLRGVIHILDWGPDKGLTAIVLDPKADWVEGYVFSTEKLEENWKMLDDFEGFQYQRVVTDVKLESGKQIKAWTYQLNAQAQSFKNHN; encoded by the coding sequence ATGAATCAACTTTTTGTATATGGAACCTTATGCCCAAATAAAGCCAATGCTCATATTTTAGAGCAGATCGGTGGCAGTTGGACAAAAGCCAGCTTGCGAGGCGTGATTCATATTTTAGATTGGGGGCCAGATAAAGGATTAACTGCAATTGTTTTAGATCCCAAAGCCGATTGGGTTGAAGGCTATGTGTTTAGTACAGAAAAGCTGGAAGAAAACTGGAAAATGCTTGATGATTTTGAAGGATTTCAATATCAGCGTGTCGTCACGGATGTAAAGCTTGAGTCAGGCAAACAGATTAAAGCCTGGACATACCAACTGAATGCGCAGGCTCAAAGTTTTAAAAACCATAATTAA
- a CDS encoding peptidylprolyl isomerase, protein MQTAIVRHILVKDKDLAEQLKKKLQNGADFAKIAKQYSTCNSAKRGGELGEVKKGQLVPVIDKIVFTAAERVLQGPIKSQFGYHLLEVKFRMGSLR, encoded by the coding sequence ATGCAAACAGCAATCGTCCGCCATATTCTGGTCAAAGATAAAGACTTAGCTGAACAGCTAAAAAAGAAGCTACAAAATGGGGCTGACTTTGCCAAAATTGCCAAGCAATATTCAACGTGTAACTCAGCAAAACGCGGTGGTGAGCTTGGTGAAGTAAAAAAAGGGCAACTGGTACCTGTTATTGATAAAATCGTTTTTACAGCCGCTGAACGCGTACTGCAAGGTCCAATAAAGAGTCAGTTTGGTTATCATCTTTTAGAAGTTAAATTCAGAATGGGCAGTTTACGTTGA
- the mutM gene encoding bifunctional DNA-formamidopyrimidine glycosylase/DNA-(apurinic or apyrimidinic site) lyase → MPELPEVETTKTSLFPLLNQKVLSVEVRNPSLRWAIPDDVQKLVGQRLIGLNRRSKYILAEFEQDQMLWHLGMSGSFRLCNPQDELRKHDHFIIRFEEHELRYHDPRRFGCILWLNPETQGKLIDTLGPEPLTNDFNAEYLASKLKNKSVGIKIALMDNHVVVGVGNIYATESLFNVGIHPAQPATDLNFQQIEKLVVEIKRILKSAIDLGGSTLRDYSNAMGENGYFQQTLLAYGRAGEMCVNCETTLENLKLGQRASVFCPQCQPLKKPNKL, encoded by the coding sequence ATGCCTGAGTTACCCGAAGTCGAAACAACCAAAACCAGTTTATTTCCTCTATTGAATCAAAAAGTTCTAAGTGTGGAAGTACGTAACCCAAGCTTACGCTGGGCAATACCTGATGATGTTCAAAAACTTGTTGGGCAACGTCTTATTGGATTAAATCGCCGCTCAAAATATATCTTGGCAGAGTTCGAACAAGATCAAATGCTTTGGCATTTAGGAATGTCAGGAAGCTTCCGTTTATGCAATCCTCAAGATGAATTACGAAAACATGATCACTTCATTATTCGCTTTGAAGAACATGAATTACGTTACCACGACCCACGTCGTTTTGGCTGCATTCTCTGGCTAAACCCTGAAACACAAGGGAAGTTAATTGATACTTTAGGGCCGGAACCTTTAACTAATGACTTCAATGCAGAATATTTAGCTTCAAAACTTAAAAATAAATCAGTCGGCATAAAAATTGCACTTATGGATAATCATGTTGTGGTTGGCGTAGGCAATATCTATGCAACTGAAAGTTTATTTAATGTCGGCATTCACCCAGCTCAGCCTGCTACTGACCTAAATTTCCAGCAGATAGAAAAACTGGTGGTCGAAATCAAACGCATTTTAAAATCAGCGATTGATTTAGGTGGTTCAACTTTACGGGACTACAGCAATGCTATGGGCGAAAATGGTTATTTCCAGCAAACCCTTTTGGCTTATGGACGTGCTGGAGAAATGTGCGTTAATTGTGAGACTACATTAGAAAATCTTAAACTCGGCCAACGCGCTAGTGTATTTTGTCCACAGTGCCAGCCCCTCAAAAAGCCCAACAAGCTCTAA
- a CDS encoding DNA-3-methyladenine glycosylase, whose protein sequence is MSDILPLSWFQRETSQVAHDLIGCVLCKRQADGHVVRCTITETEAYLGIRDKACHSYNDKRTARTDVMYGSGGTIYVYLIYGMYEMLNLITQIKGIPEGVMIRSAFLSGASTKKEYKLLAGPGKLTRYLGIDRSLKGQTLGEESGLWIESASTQPEVVMTPRIGIDYAEEAKDWPERYCWKDHPSLSR, encoded by the coding sequence ATGTCAGATATTTTACCATTAAGCTGGTTTCAACGTGAAACTTCACAGGTTGCTCATGATTTAATTGGATGCGTGCTATGTAAGCGACAAGCTGATGGACACGTTGTTCGGTGTACGATTACCGAAACGGAAGCTTATTTAGGAATTCGAGATAAAGCCTGCCATAGCTATAATGATAAACGTACAGCTCGAACTGATGTGATGTATGGTTCAGGTGGCACGATTTATGTCTATTTAATTTATGGCATGTATGAAATGCTCAACCTCATTACTCAGATAAAAGGCATCCCGGAAGGGGTGATGATTCGTTCTGCATTTTTAAGTGGGGCTTCAACCAAAAAAGAATATAAGCTTTTAGCTGGACCCGGCAAACTGACACGCTATTTAGGTATTGATCGGTCTTTAAAAGGCCAGACTTTAGGTGAAGAATCTGGGCTATGGATTGAATCGGCATCAACGCAGCCTGAAGTGGTGATGACTCCACGTATTGGAATTGACTATGCCGAAGAAGCAAAAGATTGGCCGGAGCGCTATTGCTGGAAAGATCATCCATCTTTAAGCCGTTAA